AATCGCTCACAAACCTTTATCCACCATACAATTTCAAGTATTCTAAGTGATTATGATATAATTTGAATAATATTAAAAAGGAGCATTGAAATGTTAAAACAAATATTACCTCGTGCTATTATAATATCATTAATCTTTGCAGTAGTATTTTTCATCATAAATTATTTCGGCATGCAGAAACCAGATATTACTTATTTAATCGGAAGAAGCATCGTTGCAACCATTGCATTCATGCTCATATATCTCACACTGTTTACAATCATTAATTCTCCCGAACGTAAATTCAAATTAGGAACAATTTTACCAATTGCTTTAATTATCGGTATCATTGTTGGCAATATGTTTTTAACAGTTCAAATCGGTGTTATTTCCAGTTTAATAATTAGTGTTATAGCTACTTTTCTATGGGAATTTATCGAAAAAAATAAAGGAGGTCGCTCATCATGACAACAGCATTAATTGGTGTTATTGTATTAATTTTACTAATCATAAGTTTCGTACCAAATTACCGTGCTATGAAAGCAGCGAAAGAACAAGGCAGTAATGCAACAAGAGCAACGATTATGGTAGGTATAGATATAATCTTAATAGTACTTATCATCGTGACGTTACTACTAAAATATATGTAATAATAAAACCACCTTACCTTATTCACTATATGGCCCACGATAAGCTTATTTGTTGAAAAGCTTGCCGTCATTTAAATCCATATATGCTAAGTATGGTGGTTTTTTATTATAATTTACCTTGTAACAGTAAAAAATAACCTATTGTTGCAAGTATAATATATATCATTGAACCAACAACGAAAGATCTCACTTGTATCCGAAACGGTGTCTGCTTATTAAAAATTGGTCCTATTACCAAATTTCCAATCGCTAAAATAATGGGCCCTGCTAAAAAAAATAATATGATATATCCCATGTTAGACCTCCTATTTCGAAAAGAAACGTGCAACGATTTGATCGTAGTTTAAATCTTTCGCTACATATTCAACAGTTGTAAAATCCTGTGCACTTGTCATTTCATTTGTATTAACGATAACGTCTAACCCTGCTGTTATTGCTGCTGTTGCACCATTTACAGAATCTTCGATAGCCAAACATTGAGTAGGCATATAATTTAATTGTTGTACCGCTGTTAAATATAGCTCAGGGTCAGGTTTAACGAGCTCAACATCTTCTCTACCAACGACAACATCTATATAATCATCTAATCCAAGCGCCTTAAAAGTCGGCATAATTTCTGCTTTTACACTACTTGTTGCAATTGCCATAGGTATATGACGTTGTTTTAAAAATGCCATTAAAGATTTAATCGTGTCAATCATAGGTAACAACTTACTTGTGCGATGATGCTCTTCATATATTTTCTCTTTATTTTCTGAACCTATAGCTTTAATTAAATAATCATGTAAATCAGTTGCTGATCCACCAATAGATGCACGATAAAAATCTATACTAACCGGATCGACGTTATAATTGTCTAAATGTTTATTAATGACATTAAACAAATGTTGTTCGGTATCTATTATAGTTCCATCGAAATCAAATATAACTGCTCTATACATATGTCTTCTCCTCTATTCTTTCTCTTTATAAAAGCTTAACATAGTCTGATAAGCACTTCATTTTATAACTCATTTCATCTTTTTTTCGACCAATATTTAGCTAGAATAGGACCAGTAATATTATGAACAAAGCTAAATACAGCACCAGGAACAGCAGCTATCGGGTTAAAATGTAGTGTAGCTAATGATACTGCCAAACCAGAATTTTGCATACCTACTTCAATACTAACTGCTTTTTGATCTTGTCTATCTAATTTTAAAAGTCGCGCTAACCAATAACCGATTGTGTAACCTAACACGTTATGTAAAATAACTACTATGAAAATTAATAAACCCGTTGTCAAAATTTGACGCTTACTTCCTCCTACTACAATAGCTAAAATCAAAGATATCGCTATTACCGATATAATTGGCAATGCCGTAGAAGCTGTTTCAGCAATTCGACGATTGATAAGTTGCAATATAATACCAATTGCTATAGGAATTAAAACTACTTGAATAACTGACCATAACATACTCAAGAAAGATACTTC
This is a stretch of genomic DNA from Staphylococcus roterodami. It encodes these proteins:
- a CDS encoding HAD family hydrolase, which produces MYRAVIFDFDGTIIDTEQHLFNVINKHLDNYNVDPVSIDFYRASIGGSATDLHDYLIKAIGSENKEKIYEEHHRTSKLLPMIDTIKSLMAFLKQRHIPMAIATSSVKAEIMPTFKALGLDDYIDVVVGREDVELVKPDPELYLTAVQQLNYMPTQCLAIEDSVNGATAAITAGLDVIVNTNEMTSAQDFTTVEYVAKDLNYDQIVARFFSK
- a CDS encoding bile acid:sodium symporter family protein, with amino-acid sequence MFQRLSAFATKSFLVWMLLAAIVGFIFPQHVATLGKWVPYLLGIVMLGMGLTITPNDFKMVFKTPKAVIIGVLLQFSIMPTLAFIIAKSFHLPPDIAIGVILVGCCPGGTSSNVMSYLAKANVALSVSITTVSTLLAPIVTPALIYLFANEWLEVSFLSMLWSVIQVVLIPIAIGIILQLINRRIAETASTALPIISVIAISLILAIVVGGSKRQILTTGLLIFIVVILHNVLGYTIGYWLARLLKLDRQDQKAVSIEVGMQNSGLAVSLATLHFNPIAAVPGAVFSFVHNITGPILAKYWSKKR